ttcacttttaactcactttacatAAACTTTGCTAAGTCTTTTTCCCATCTCTTTTCCTCACAGCGGCACTTGTACACTTCTCTCCGTTCCCACTCGCTTTCCTTGCGTGACCAGACCAGCACTGACGTCACTTACTTAAGGCACCCTGCCATTCTCGCTCTAATTTACGCTAGTCttgtaacctttttttattgctgcaaaacgGGATTTTcaggcagacaaactgaccaacccATAGAacaaaagattgatacttggcgctTGGATATCGATGCAGCATTGACACTGAAAATAACGTGATACTATGCTGAATCCATTTCCCCCCCACTGCTAGTACATTTTTGCATTAGTTAGTAtttattaccaaaaaaaaatcttgataaTTTGACCGACACAGCTGTTCTGGATCACGACAGACGCACGATTTTCTGCGTCTGTATTTCATCATGGTGGCCCTTTGTAGGTGTTGGTTCATATGTTTGAGTCTGGCTGTCTACTATAGATGTTGAAATTTGATATTGTCATAATTGTACAGTAGCTCTGATTGTGAAAGAACCTAACCATCTGTGTTCTGCTGTCTGAAGATAAACAGGTTAACAACACCAAAGTGATCGGAGGACATGTCTATGTCATCCTGCTTTTTTAGCGGATGATGGGGTGAGGACAACATAACTTAAAGCAAACACTGCTGAGAAAATGGACAGCCATAGCAAACAATTATTACTCAGAGCCAAGGGGGTTGCGGCATACCGCGCAACCACAGacatttcttgcttttcaaccattataagaaaaaaaatccatactGTCCAAGCCCTAGATGAGGTCCCAAATCCTGAGTCATGATTACAAAACTCTGATTGGGAAAATCTCAGGGTGGTGTCATATTTTGAGGTCTGTAACTATCAGCAATTCATATGGTcagtaaaaacaatgtatgcCAAAATGCCCTTCATCAATTCTGTGTCACTATTTCTGCATTATATGGAGTTCATAATTCAGCTGTAGTCACCATATGAACCTACTCACAGACTCAGAGCAGTGAGAGCAAAATGAGCTTGCCAGCGATAAGTGTTTGTCTGAGCTGCAACGGGAGAGTGTAAACCCTTCAAAACTGCAAAGATGAGTGTTAACAATCAACACTTTGGTCCATTTCTTATCGGATAGTTCACCTTGCGGTCTGCCAAGTAAACTGGAAACCAAGCGGTTTATGTTACATAGAGCCAATCTTAATGTCTCCATTGGTAACAGAAGACTTAAGAAATGAGATAGATTGCATAACATTAGACTGGAATGCGTTTCTTTACATACTGGAGCAATGAGGAACAAAGTTAGGAGCTTTGTTTCACAGTTATTGGATTTTGGCCCTGTGGGAATGGAATTATCCAAACACTGAGACCAAAGCAAACACAGAACCATTCCTGGTAACGTGGAAAATATCAATCAGTGTAAACACATATGACACATTAACATAAGCTTCATAAGGAAGAGCTAATATCTACAGAGTTGCTGTCATGAAAAATTTTATTGATCTGAACTATCTggattgttttttcattttaacaaatgAGCTGTGCACTTACATTCCCTTACTTGCAGAGGCAATATCCCTTCACTGAGGCAAACCATAATTCTTCTAAATAATCCAAAATGCATCTTAAACACTTGGAACACTGAACacgcttaacccttgtgttgtcttcccgtcaactataaaaaaaaacattttggtcacttttttaatattacgggtgcttttttggatgttttttccaaagtttttcgataattttaatgttgacattttcagcgcttatttagacggcccattttttgtgacaaaaaaaacaaaattaactgaaaacgggtcaatttgacccaaggaaaacatgagggttatatTATCAAATACATTGCATCATTATTTTAAGAGTGTGttgctgtacatttttttgaaatattcccagactttaaattttaaaataaccaaGCAGGCAATATAAAGGCATTTattcactttgaaaaaaaaaaaaacactatttcaGAGGGAATGACACCCAACTGAATTCACAGATCAGCCGGGTAATGAGAGCATCAGGGATAAGCAAATTAGACATGTTTCACTCCTAAGCACCTAAAGTACTCCTAAGCAAAGCACGACATCCCCAAACTGCTTGAGTGGAGCTGCTCTGGGGCAGTAGAGGACGGAGGCTGAACTGTCTGGGCAGCTCCCATGGGGAGAATGAGTGCAACTGCCTGACTGAGTGCTGATGGgttttaagaaaatgtcagcCTTACCCTTGCTAATGAGCTTTCAGAGCATGTGTGCTATAACTGACCTGTATCTCTTCGTAAGCCTCGTCAATAGTGGTTACTTGGTGCTGCTCGTGTAGTGCCGGCTCGTCACAGAAAAAGCACACCAGACTTTTGTCGGTGAGGCAGAAGAGCTTGACCTTTTCGTGGTCCTTGCAGGGGTAGGAGCTTCTCTGAGCGTTAAGGATGGCGTCCAGTGGGAAGGCCGAGTAGCGCTCCACAATGTTGGACAACTTGAGGCTCGGCGAGAGGAGAGGATCAGTGAAGGTCCTCCGGCACTCAGGACAGTCCCGCACTCCGTGAAGCTCCTGTCTGCTCCAGTGCTCGGTGATACACTTTCGGCAAAAGTAGTGCTCACAGCCAAAGCTGACGGGGTCCTGGTAGATGCTGAGGCAGATTGAACAGAGGAGCTCGTCCTTCAAGCAGCAAGCCATTTGCAAAGACGGAGACTGAGCGGCATCTACGAAGGCAATGCTCTGGAGCTGAGTGTACCTGGTTTAATCTTTGAGTGAGTTTACTGCCATGTGGGAGTTGACGAGACAAGATGACAAGATCTTCGGAAATCTTTACCTTTGCGGTCTCTGTTGAAATATGACAAATAACAATTAGATGCCATTAATATTTCAATATACATGCACTAAGTGCAAGGACTAAAACATTCATAACAAGCAAATCATTAACAGGGGAAGATTCACTTGGTTGAACATTACCAAAACCAACTTCAATCTGAGCATATTTAACATAGAATATTATTCATAGTGGgctgtttgcatttttaaagcaattaataataataataataacaatgtatactttattaatcctgcaagtggaaattacaatttacactctgttgttattacacacaggctaaggtcctatacatgcactaatggaaagatgtcagaggGAAGGGCTGCCAATGGAAAGGCACCCCAAGcaccttgctcaagagcaccttggcagtgccaaAGAGaggaactggcacctctccagctaccagtccaccaccatattttggtccatatggggacatGAACCAGAGACCCTAAGGATCCCAACCCAACTCTGTACTGGCTAAGCTACTACCACCCCAAATGCACCAACCAAGTCACAGGTTCTAGCTTCTCAAATCTGAATGTTAGTTTTCTGCATGTGGATAGTATTTTGTGATAGTACATTAAACCACTTTTGGGTCTTGGACTGTTtgacaaaccaaaaacaactaATCTAAAGAGTCctcttgggctctgggaaaatgtgatttttcatacctttatgaggtttttcattcattcattcactcactcactcattgcTTGAGAAATCAATCAGCAGATTGATAATAATGCAAATACTAGTTGTAGCCCTGTTTGAATAGCATGTTTACTCAAAGTTTTTTTGAtcaccacaaaaacaaacacaatctaATGATAATATGAGACAGAACCTGCAACCTGTCCTGCAAGCTCTTGTCACCTCTTTATTAACAATTACGTTAAACTCAATTTAAATGCCATATCAATTTAGCTTTTACAAGAGAGCAGATGctatatttttactttgtctgATACCTCCTTACCCGAGGAAACACCTGAATATGTTGATGCTTTCATCAAAATACTTCTCCACCTTGCTACATCTCTTTCCCCTATCATTGTGTAGGATTAGTTGATTTCCACAGCAAACTGCCTGCATCAGCCAACGGGGACACTGGGAAACACCTGCGCTAACAGCGGTATCTCCCCTGTCTCCAACCCCTGTGTTAAGAACACTTACCTTTAAATTGCCATTATGGAGAAGGGTTCAACAGCCCGGACTGAGCGTTTTCAATTATCACCATCTACCACAAACTGTCGAGCGTACATTTATTCCCTAGCTTAGCATACAAGCTATTTAATTGGCTTGCTCCATATTGCTTTCAACCTGGATTTGTAAACATAACCGACAAGAACCACGGACACAAAAATGGGGCAAAACTAATTTAATAAACTACATATTAGAAAAGTTGGATTCGGGGGAGGGGGCGGCATGTGATGGGTtaagatatataaatatgacACTTTCTATTTGAAGAAATTGATagtaatggagaaaaaaaagcctcaacTTACCCTCTCAGCAGTGACATACGCGGCTCCAAATGCAAGTGTTGTCTTTCAGGAAGGAGAGCAGCACACAGCGGCAACAGACGAAACCAACTGCCATGAACTATGGGGGgtaataaaagataaatatttaCACGATAACTGCTGTTGGTCAATTAATAGGTTAAGATAGGGAATACGAGTTCATTGATACGAGCATTTAATTTAAGGATTtgaggtatgtgtgtgtcttgaatacaaggatttaaaaaaataacattatgaACTCCCTATAACAATGGACTGGCTCAGACCTACTCACCCCCTGTTCTCCCGGTTAGCATGGCTGCTTAGCTACCTTGAGTACAACAAATAAACACGATAAAATACACTTAGTGCAACTAGATCCGTGAAAGAAACTTTGtcttcaaaaacataaaacgaGTGTAGGAGTTGCCATAAAAAAGGACTGTCACTGTTCACTGAAACGCGTTTATGATCCGAAAGAGAAGGGCGACCACCCGCTGTAGTGTCTACCTTCAACCAGCAGGTGTCAGGAGAAAACACTTTATTCTCCCCAGGACatgcatagactgtatagaTACTGATATTGACACCGTTATAAAGCAATCCAAGTATACTTAAAGATTAGCTTTACCTTGACCAACATTAAAAGACTGCTTACACTGTGATGTTACCAGCAGTAGTAATCTAATACATCCATTAACACTGAAAGCCTCTAACTTgccaacttttactttttacaattttacttaTCATTATTTCCGTTTACACCTGTACTTAAATAAGATTATTAATGCAGTAAACTTAACAGACTAGTATTCTTTAAAATTTAGACacttatttacatttgtaaaagatctatactattactattacattGTATGAAATCTTAAGAATGAAAGCATAATCCTTTCACACAACTCAACTTTGTAAAGACagtattcacatttttattaattgtatttacatataaacacagtgacatgttaatgactttgacaacaaaaaaacaactaaggTTCAAGGTTCTCTTGTTGTTCTAATAAAAACATGCCATATCTCCCATACTACAGATGGTTTCCGATGTTGTATCACGACGTATCACGAAAAATGTGATAATAGATGAATCAGTCATCCATGCTGGTGACTCTTCATGCACTGTAACTTTCACTCTCCTGTACTGACATCAGTGATTGTTTTCCGGCTTCTTGCTGTGGAATGCTAAAGGACCTATCTTCCTCTCCAAAGGGGAGTTTAGAGTCAACATGAATCAAATCTGTGGGCGTGACAGAAGGTGTCCCACAAGACCCGTTAATATTGAAAGTGATGTTGACGTTAACGTGGGGACTGGTGGTCACTGGACTGAGGACCTGTGGGCTGGTGGGCTGAGAGGAGGACTGTGTGGTAACGCTGGGCTGGGGGGTGGCTGGCTCTGAGTTGGAAAGTAAAGGCCTGGGCTCCGACAGAGCAGAGTGAGGATTGTGAAGAGCTACGGTGGATTGCAAAGGGCCGATGGAATTCTGGCTTCTGCAGCCGTCTGTTTGGGCTAAAGTTTCAGTATTGTTACAGTACTGACTGTGGCCACTGCAGGCTTTCCCATTCTGCAGCAGACACTGTTGTTCTGTTGAGGTTTCTGTGAAGGACGTCAGCTGCGTTTCCACCAAATAACCCTGATTGATCTGCATtagaaagacataaaaaggtTCATCCTCAGAATTCTGTATGGTACAACTATATTTAAAGGTATTCAAGAAGAAAAGCCAAGGAAGACTCACTTTATCACCACCCTCACAATTTCCATTTGCATCTACTTTAGGATGAAATCTTGCAGCATCTAGGTAAAAAAGCACATTAAAATGTTGAGTAAGGTAGTGAAAATACAGTTCCTGATGAAGATGTTGAGAAATATAGGTCATTATCATTCTGTATTTCAAGTTGAAGATAAATATAACATAGATCAAATCTAAGATTTTCCACAAAACAAGGACGTgattaatggatttttttccttcacGATTGCACTTACCTTTCTTCCAGACTGATTTATAAAGGACCAGCAGAATGATTGCGATGAAAAGAATGAACAAAAGGACACCGGCAATGACTGCAGCTAAAAGAGAggtaaacataaacacatcacaGAGGCACAATGAAACACTGATTAGACCTCACACTTTTCTCACAATGACATGCTCAGAAGCACAGAAACATTTGCCATACCCAGTGTACTGTCAGATACTGTGCTTGGTGGCGGGTTTTTTGTTGAATAGTTGAATACTGGCTCTGAAACAGACAGGCTGATAGACAATGTGGAGTATGTTGGTCCACGTGGAGCCTTGGAGTCTGAGGTTGCTAATACTGTGCTCATCACTGTATTTGAAGTTGTAAACACAATCTCAGCGTGAGGCTCTTTTGTTGAGGTTTGAGGCTCAGGTTCACACACTGTGTCCGAGGTAGCGTCACCTTTTACAACAACAGCCCTCCCATGACAGCTGGatagaaacagagggagagagagaggtcaaaGATCTGAGCTCCAAACAGCTATGTCCAGACGTGACTATCCTTTACTCACTTTGTATGAGGCCGACAGGGGTCCGTGGAGGAGCGTGAGTCAGAGAACGTTCCATTGGGGCACCGTTCACAGATCACGTCTAAGTTTTTTGTTCCTGAGAACAAgaaaaggcaaggcagctttatttgtatagcacatttcagcaacagggaaattcaaagtgctttatacaaaatcagttaaacagataaaacacaagtatcctcaaaaaaaaaattgttgtcatTTACCAACATTTCACTATCCGACATTACAATTAATTTGAATTGTatgctacatactgtatatgtaacatGTTATACTTTGGATTAGACTAATAATTAAGTTTGACAGTGTTTGTGGTTTATATAGACGGTAGAGACAGGTGTTGGTAACACTATCAAGATAGACATAATGTAGTcattacaataaaacattggTGGATTGATAATCAATGGAAAATGGGTCTTGTTAAATGACAATTGCAACATTTATACTGGAGTCCATACATACAAACTGTAATTCTGTTCTTGATAGATTGACAATTTGCTATGATTACAATTGAAACTTACAAAAACTAGATCTTACAAAGAATTAATGCCTACATTTTAAGACTAAATAGTCAAGTATCACATgaatggcaaaaacaaaaaacagtaacaattgaaaaaaatagcaGTTGCTGTACCTGGCACAGACACTCCATCACCAGTTTTGCAAGCACTGTACCTTCTACATAGTGAGCAGTATGGGTCATCAAAGCCCATGTGACAATACATCCCGGGCTggcacacacacctggacattGTGGTAGAGGAGCAGCTCTGGCCAATCTGCAGACCTGCGTCTGATTGTATGTGACAAAAGTGATTACGTTTTGTTTACAGGGACAGTAATgtgttaaaaattacaaaacaaaacaaattatttcaacAAGTTGCTTTTTTCCCAGAGATTTACAGTGAAGATTTACACTGACTTGTTTTGCATTTGGTACAGGAGAAGCAGTTTGGAGCGTAGTTCCAGTTTTCCATGTACTGGTCTGTTGAGCATGGTTCACACACAGTCTCAGTAGTTTCAGAGCATTTTTGTTTCAGCCGCTGTCCTGTTAGAATATGTACATGAATGAATCAACGTTAGTCACttgaaatccattttataaCAGCACATGGGCATTGTAACCTGTAATCCAAAATTCACACTAACAGACAAAATGTGAAgattaaaagatacatttcacATTATACATCATGTATTCTCATTGTACATCATAGTACCATGCAGTTATTAGGTTTAACTTTGTTTACTGATTGAAATATAACATCACATCTGCATTGCCTAAAACAGTGTAAAACACAGTCATAAATGAAATAGTGACACATACTTGATTGTACAACAGAATTCTGGCTtacatgtattgtatgtattgtatgtatgacACATTTATATCTTGGGAggtttttattcataaaattaTGAGTCATTAAATACTCATTTCCTTCAATGATGCAATAAGTAGTGTTAATTAAGAGATTCTGGATTTGCAATTTACTACAGACATTTTACAGCtagaaaacattcaaataagCACTTGCTGTTATGTTTACTCGCTGCATGGTAGAGAGGGGGGATGCAAAACAATTAACTCCACACTGAGTGGGAGAGATGAGGTCAGCAGCCAGGCACATTGACACACAATCGAATTAATGCATGAACACATGGCCCAAATAAAGATTGGGAAGGTGTGAGGAGAAAATATCTGATGAAAATGATTCCAAGGAAATTCTCATTTCACAATGAGAAAGTGTCAATACTAATGTACTCTGTTGCAACTCTTTGAGTTGCAACCTTTCACTGAAGTCATAGACAAAACATAAACTACaattgtatctttttttaatctctatcattttcaggttcataattgtagttGGGGTTTCTACTATAACATGTTTACATGGCTTTAATGTTTATGAAAATATTATCTTCTCATTCTGTCTATCTGAATATACCTCTATTTACTAAAATGCTTTAAGCCCctctttcaaaaagaaaaaccccAGTCTGCCCTGATTGGTAAGCCTGACATGGGCTGTATGCATTTCTCTGCGGATTAagtgtttttatacttttacagtatttatatagcacccccacctgctttaaaataaaaaaaaacatggtatcTAAATTTTAACAAGATCCGACCTTTATTAGAAGTAGAAGTCAATCAAGTGAAAAATAGCAACACTTGTCGGTAAATCCTCAGTAGTCTAACATGAATTCAGCCatgatttatttcattatttacaccTATGCATTTTCCACTGTAACGTGTCAAAATGCCTACTGTGAAAGAAATGCCCATTACcgtgtaaatgtatatatagagagagcaatgcagcagcagttttctgCCCTATGCTTATTGTTAGCATGCTGGGCTGACTTATTTCCAAGGACAAGGAGCACTTTGACTAACCACATTAGTATAAGGGGTTACAGGTTACACTAAAAATCTAAACAGCCCTGTGCATGGACATGGAGATCGTCGTTTGGTTGCGTGTCAATGGCTTCATATAAACTTTGACCCTTCTAGTTGCTTTAACTTCCatcaaaacacagcaaacagcagatgatactgtatgtttgtgagtAATCGTAAATCATACAGCGTCAACAAATCATACTCAGTAACAGTAATACAGAATTTCTTTCTGCCacatattttttcattaattacAAGCCACTGTGTGACACAGTAATGCAGTAGAGATCTACTTTACTGTTATGTTTCAACATCAATCAAGCTCACAACAATGTGCTACATTGACTAGTGGCTCATGCTAATGTTTGGTGGCTAAATTGTATGGTAACGTCACAACAACGTTAAACATGCTCACCCACTTTCACGCATGCTGTCTTTGTTCAGATGCTGACCCCATCCCTACCAGCAAAGTAAGTCTCCCAGCAGGATATAAACATTTCAGTGCCCTACCATAGACAAAATATGTATGAGTAACACTATATTGTAATTTCTTTATTCAAATTTCTTGGTATTTATCTGCATAAATACAATTGTGTTTAAAATCAATCTAATATCAGAGAATATAGTGTTGGGGCTGACTTCAGTCTAGCACCACTTTAAACTAAATGTGTTAAGCTGCAGTAGGTGCTGTTCACACCTCCACGCCCAAGCTTCTACCAATGATTCACAACCTGTCATCAAATAACTGTTATTTTGTACTGAGATAACTTTGCACACTATGTACCAGAGCATTGGTAAGAGTATGTGTATTGTTAAAGAAACTCTAACAATTGTAGTCAGACTGCACTTACCAGGGGGACATTTCTTGCAGCACAACTCAGAACCATCTAACAGGTACTCTGTTGTGGAGTTGAGACAGTTTCCATCTGAGTCTGCCTTATAGGGCTGAGAACAGACCTGTGGGAAAGAGAGACGATACTTAAGAGCAACTCGTTTTGTGCTGTTTGATGAGGATAGGGATGAACATAAGTCTTTTCTTGTAATACCCTGACTATGAGCTGGACTAAAGTTGGAGGGCCTTGAGCTTCAAGGTAAATTTAGTCGTTTTTAAATTATGTGGGAAATACATGCAGCCCACTTTATGATCAGCCAGAAAGTATGCACCTGCTCTGAggtcaaccaatcagaatatATAGTTCAATTTAGTCACTAGCCGGCAGAGGAAACAGGTATGTCATTTTCACCTATACagtgtctcttcctctctgtgggGCCCTCCAAAATCTTCTGGTTTAGAGCACTGTACATGCAGCTTCTTCCATCTGAAAAACGCCAGGAGCGTTTGTCGGGCTCTTGGTGCCCACTCTTGACATTGCCAAGCTAGTCAAGCGACCGTAAAAGAAACTAAACGTATCATTGACATCTATCAGCTCCATGTAACAGCTTAGTTAGCCATATTCTTAtcattgaaaatgtttggaAGCAGAGGGGGAACAATGCAGTTTGTGGGTTCATCCCATTGATGTACTGGTATTAAACCTATCCCACACAGTGGTGTGGCATGACATAGTGGGGCTAAAGCCCTAAAGGTAGCTAACGGTGCACACTGTTTTGAGATGGAACGGGCCCCTGCTCTTGTCCTTGCTTTCTAAAGCTACGTGTGGCATTGAGGTCCCAGGAGCCCACTGGTAGACTATTACCTTATATTTTTAGGTTCAGAAAATTTTGCCGAATTCACAAATATGTGATATTACTATAGATGCCTCTGTCAAAGATTGGACCAGCCATCTCCAAACCGCTGCAACTACAGCTGCAGCCGTGCTATCTCAAGACAGCATCCATCGTGCCCTGAAAAAGAGGCGCTTGCGGCGTTTGGGTGCTGCGACAGCATCCCTCTCTTGTTTGAGTGTGCCTTCTGTTTGTTATAATGTTATAAACATTCACGTTTTCTTaacaggacacaaaccccggtTTTCTGGGTGAAAGTATGTTTGTTTGGCGCtcttctacttcctgtttgctTCCGACTTAGGTATTTTGGCCAATAAGTACAGTAAATTGTAAAAATGGGCCTGATTGCTGATTGTACGAATGAATTTGCTATTTCAGGAAAGCGcactctctccctcacacataCCACATTAGTCATAAATACAGCTACTAGAACCACTGTATTGTTTTGCTAAAAAGTCATGACACAATGTACAGTTGCTGATACACCTGTCCTGTGCATCAGTCTTGAAGTTGAAAGTCTCTCACCACAGTGTCCTTCAATGACTAGCAGAAGTTAGAATATGCTGACAGAAGCAGTGCATTTCTCGTATGACAGGAAACGAAGGCGGCAAGCTAGAAGCCCTCGGTTCCGATACACAGAATTTCTCTGTGGTGTGACCACTGGTAGCACAAGATTTCATGATCGTAAAGATAAACTTCTGCGTTATGAAGCACTGAAAGCTTATGGAAAAgaacatgttttcctttttgcttcTGGCTGCattcctaaactcaactgtaaTAGGAATGCACAGGGATCCTTGAAAGGAAGTAGCCTACTAAGGAATTTTTCATTACATAACTTGGTGTCTTAACAATGAGACATTCAGTCTGAAACTGCATTAGATGCCAAGGAATCGAAACCAAATTGTCAAAGAGTTCCCAGTGCTACTTtctactgtaatgtaatgtaacactGTCACACAGCGCAAAACTGGCATTGATTCATAAAATAGATTATACATTCTTCTTTTGTTGACTCCACGAAAGGTGACAAAGTTAGACtataaacatgttaaaagataaaatgtattaatttacatttcaggCATTGTTTATCAACATAATTTTACAAACTTTAAAATGCTGatttttttccctgtgtgtatAACTTCACACTCCCTTAAACTAATCCGAGAAAGTGAAATTTAAACCAACAGTTCACAATGTGTTTCACCAGCATGTTGACCATCAGAAAGATTCTGATACTGGCGGATAACCAACCTGTCCAGAGACCATgataaacacagaaaacagacttACAGTCAGACACAAAGACTACTGTACCTTGGTAGTTTTGGCATTCAGCAGAACCAGCAGTACAAGTATGTCCTTCATTGCCTCTTTATAGCAAGTAATGAACCGTAGCGGATACAGCCACTGGTACGTGTACTCTACTGATCATTTTCTAAAGGTGGGACAGCAGTCTGTGCGAGTAATTTCCTTGAACTGAGCTGAGTATTTTAGAGGAAGGAAATGAGCAGGCAGGCTCTAACCTACATTCACTGATTTGACATGAATAAGCATTATGAGGTTATACAGAATTTAGATGACGTTAAACAATGATACTGTACTTCCAAATACTCCAAAAGTCTGTAAAAAGTATGCAATTGGAAgttgtcatgttttattaattgacaacagaaaacatccacaaagtcattttaattatttacctGTTTGCATAAGTATTTACAACTTTTAACGGGACAGACATACGTCATCACTGGTAAAACCAGTTGCTTTCAGTGAAATGGAGATAACCTGTGCAAGAGGTTTCTATCTGGAAGGTCCAACTTTTGGTGTGATCTGTATCATCGCAAAACCTAACGTACAGTAGACATAAATCCTTTTATCTCAAGGCCAATGAGATGGTCCCGCTACAGTAATCAAAGATACGAAGTCCCTACATcaagtttttttctccttccatCATTCATGAATTAACTTGAATAGTATGATGGCCgcagaaaaatgaaaccatgtgaaAAAGAATTAATTTTGTATGCTGCTCCATGTGTGACTGTGTGGGAAATAAGCAGCACTGATGTTTTtggcaaagaaagaaaagaaaacaaacctaACTACCTAAACAGGAAGTGGGCTAACTTAGATGTTCTCTTCTTGTTTATATACAGACGAGACCAGATGCAGTACCGTCCCACGATTTAAatcaagatatatatatattcacaaaGTGTTTTAAAGAATGTGTAGGGGTTTCTGACCTGTGACAGGATGTTGTAGCCG
The Etheostoma cragini isolate CJK2018 chromosome 4, CSU_Ecrag_1.0, whole genome shotgun sequence genome window above contains:
- the tnfrsf1b gene encoding tumor necrosis factor receptor superfamily member 1B isoform X2 — protein: MKDILVLLVLLNAKTTKVCSQPYKADSDGNCLNSTTEYLLDGSELCCKKCPPGQRLKQKCSETTETVCEPCSTDQYMENWNYAPNCFSCTKCKTNAGLQIGQSCSSTTMSRCVCQPGMYCHMGFDDPYCSLCRRYSACKTGDGVSVPGTKNLDVICERCPNGTFSDSRSSTDPCRPHTNCHGRAVVVKGDATSDTVCEPEPQTSTKEPHAEIVFTTSNTVMSTVLATSDSKAPRGPTYSTLSISLSVSEPVFNYSTKNPPPSTVSDSTLVIAGVLLFILFIAIILLVLYKSVWKKDAARFHPKVDANGNCEGGDKINQGYLVETQLTSFTETSTEQQCLLQNGKACSGHSQYCNNTETLAQTDGCRSQNSIGPLQSTVALHNPHSALSEPRPLLSNSEPATPQPSVTTQSSSQPTSPQVLSPVTTSPHVNVNITFNINGSCGTPSVTPTDLIHVDSKLPFGEEDRSFSIPQQEAGKQSLMSVQESESYSA
- the tnfrsf1b gene encoding tumor necrosis factor receptor superfamily member 1B isoform X1 encodes the protein MKDILVLLVLLNAKTTKVCSQPYKADSDGNCLNSTTEYLLDGSELCCKKCPPGQRLKQKCSETTETVCEPCSTDQYMENWNYAPNCFSCTKCKTNAGLQIGQSCSSTTMSRCVCQPGMYCHMGFDDPYCSLCRRYSACKTGDGVSVPGTKNLDVICERCPNGTFSDSRSSTDPCRPHTNCHGRAVVVKGDATSDTVCEPEPQTSTKEPHAEIVFTTSNTVMSTVLATSDSKAPRGPTYSTLSISLSVSEPVFNYSTKNPPPSTVSDSTLAAVIAGVLLFILFIAIILLVLYKSVWKKDAARFHPKVDANGNCEGGDKINQGYLVETQLTSFTETSTEQQCLLQNGKACSGHSQYCNNTETLAQTDGCRSQNSIGPLQSTVALHNPHSALSEPRPLLSNSEPATPQPSVTTQSSSQPTSPQVLSPVTTSPHVNVNITFNINGSCGTPSVTPTDLIHVDSKLPFGEEDRSFSIPQQEAGKQSLMSVQESESYSA